A window of the Leucothrix mucor DSM 2157 genome harbors these coding sequences:
- the urtA gene encoding urea ABC transporter substrate-binding protein yields MKKQIKVMLASVLTAGFVFGSAANAASHSEGETIKVGVLHSLSGTMAISETTLKDTMLMLIDQQNKKGGLLGKQLEAVVVDPASDWPLFAEKTRELLTKDKVDSIFGCWTSVSRKSVLPVIEELNGLLFYPVQYEGEESSKNVFYTGAAPNQQAIPAVDYLMAEGVKRWVLAGTDYVYPRTTNKILEAYLKSKGVAGEDIMINYTPFGHSDWQSIVADIKKFGGEGKKTAVVSTINGDANVPFYKELGNQGVSAESIPVIAFSVGEEELSGFDTKPLVGHLAAWNYFMSVENDDNEAFIKEWKAFTKDDKRVTNDPMEAHVIGFNLWVKAVEKAGTTDVDAVAKAIIGLETPNLTGGIAKMLPNHHITKPVLIGEIQEDGQFEVVWETEGTVAGDAWSDFLPGSKDLVSDWTDAKNCGNYNTVEEKCLGAVN; encoded by the coding sequence ATGAAGAAACAGATCAAAGTAATGCTGGCGTCAGTTCTGACTGCCGGATTTGTGTTTGGATCAGCGGCAAATGCTGCAAGCCACTCAGAAGGTGAAACGATTAAAGTAGGGGTGCTACACTCCTTGTCTGGCACCATGGCCATTAGTGAAACCACACTAAAAGACACCATGCTGATGCTGATTGATCAGCAAAACAAAAAAGGCGGCCTGTTAGGCAAGCAACTGGAAGCGGTAGTCGTTGACCCAGCTTCAGACTGGCCGCTATTCGCGGAGAAAACCCGTGAGCTGCTGACTAAAGATAAAGTAGATTCTATTTTCGGATGCTGGACCTCAGTTTCTCGTAAATCAGTATTGCCGGTTATTGAAGAGTTGAACGGCTTGCTGTTCTACCCGGTTCAGTACGAAGGTGAAGAGTCGTCTAAAAACGTATTTTACACCGGTGCTGCGCCAAACCAGCAGGCAATTCCTGCGGTTGATTACCTAATGGCTGAAGGCGTAAAGCGCTGGGTGCTGGCGGGTACGGACTATGTTTACCCGCGTACCACTAACAAGATTTTAGAGGCTTACCTGAAATCAAAAGGTGTCGCTGGCGAAGACATCATGATCAACTACACGCCGTTCGGTCATTCTGACTGGCAGTCCATTGTTGCTGATATCAAGAAATTCGGTGGCGAAGGCAAGAAAACAGCCGTGGTTTCTACCATCAATGGTGATGCTAACGTGCCATTCTACAAAGAGTTAGGTAACCAAGGCGTATCGGCTGAGTCGATTCCGGTTATCGCATTCTCAGTGGGTGAAGAAGAGCTGTCTGGCTTTGACACTAAGCCTTTGGTTGGCCACTTGGCGGCATGGAATTACTTCATGAGCGTTGAGAACGATGACAACGAAGCCTTTATCAAAGAGTGGAAAGCCTTCACTAAAGACGATAAGCGCGTCACGAATGACCCAATGGAAGCGCACGTAATCGGTTTCAACTTGTGGGTTAAAGCCGTTGAAAAAGCCGGTACTACGGATGTTGATGCAGTAGCTAAAGCCATTATCGGTTTAGAAACTCCAAACCTAACCGGTGGAATTGCGAAAATGCTGCCTAACCATCACATCACTAAGCCAGTATTGATTGGTGAAATTCAGGAAGATGGCCAGTTTGAAGTCGTTTGGGAAACCGAAGGTACGGTTGCTGGCGATGCGTGGTCTGACTTCTTACCGGGCTCTAAAGATCTGGTCTCTGACTGGACCGATGCGAAAAACTGCGGTAACTACAACACCGTAGAAGAAAAGTGTTTGGGTGCTGTTAACTAA
- a CDS encoding molybdopterin-dependent oxidoreductase, whose product MSSSLNLLLSSVLMLLLLPLTAIADTLPAPKGKVLLTITGNIKHSNGDGIASFDREMLEALGMVKLDTETYWTDGVQQFEGVPAKAIFELVGVTEGQLRVHGIDDYSASVPVEDMYEHRTLIALKNHGEYMKIRSKGPLWLIYPLDERQQLKKKQINSRSVWQLSMIEVL is encoded by the coding sequence ATGTCAAGTTCGTTAAACCTGTTGCTAAGCTCGGTATTAATGCTACTCCTGCTCCCGTTGACGGCCATTGCAGACACATTACCCGCGCCTAAAGGTAAAGTTTTACTCACGATTACGGGCAATATTAAACACAGTAATGGCGACGGTATTGCCAGCTTTGACCGCGAAATGCTGGAAGCCTTGGGCATGGTCAAGTTAGACACTGAAACCTATTGGACCGATGGCGTACAGCAGTTTGAAGGCGTCCCTGCCAAGGCAATATTTGAACTGGTTGGCGTCACTGAAGGCCAATTGAGAGTGCATGGCATCGATGACTACTCGGCGAGTGTACCGGTTGAAGACATGTATGAACACCGCACCTTGATTGCGCTGAAAAATCACGGTGAATACATGAAGATTCGCAGCAAAGGCCCGCTGTGGCTGATTTATCCATTGGATGAGCGACAACAACTTAAGAAGAAGCAAATCAATAGCCGCTCCGTGTGGCAACTATCCATGATTGAGGTGTTATGA
- a CDS encoding glycine zipper domain-containing protein — MTAQSNDKNISNIIEGIFESQAGFDSTLNLNDVLSRIYQANSSEGLEDANAVAEAISKTIDIIEDNYQSLAKAKESGSSRVAWFEQQLEGVVHEYKIENTEEFFGEIKNAISESNSKIVKDIFGAESELFLPLKSTKFQGLNKTAIVNNFEEEVKNNTLYSALIFDNGSFEPDEGSKEVKAVKDYFESGLDSKNDKDFKKNISMAAVIAKEKGFLPALEGKSTEEITTIVDRGVTAAKVAHKVGSGEFSPIDAVEYTVDRSVATINATITATCMKIGEAVGSKVGAAIGSVLSPAGAVVGATVGKIVGKAGGYVVGKVIKKGVKKVATGVKSVAKKAWKGVKEGAKKVGKAIKDFFSF, encoded by the coding sequence ATGACAGCGCAATCAAATGATAAAAATATTAGCAATATCATTGAAGGTATTTTCGAATCTCAAGCAGGGTTTGACAGCACACTTAATCTAAATGATGTTTTATCAAGAATCTACCAAGCGAATAGCTCAGAGGGGTTGGAAGATGCAAATGCAGTAGCGGAAGCAATTTCCAAAACGATTGATATTATCGAAGACAATTATCAGTCACTTGCAAAAGCTAAAGAAAGCGGGAGTTCAAGAGTTGCATGGTTTGAACAGCAGCTTGAAGGGGTAGTGCATGAATACAAAATCGAAAATACTGAGGAGTTTTTTGGTGAAATTAAAAATGCTATATCTGAATCAAACTCCAAAATAGTAAAAGATATATTTGGTGCTGAAAGTGAACTCTTCTTGCCGCTGAAGAGTACTAAATTTCAAGGTTTAAATAAAACCGCCATTGTTAATAACTTCGAAGAGGAAGTGAAGAACAATACTCTGTACAGCGCTTTAATTTTTGATAATGGAAGTTTTGAGCCTGATGAAGGCTCTAAGGAAGTTAAAGCGGTAAAAGACTACTTTGAGAGTGGTTTAGATTCAAAAAACGATAAAGATTTCAAAAAAAATATATCAATGGCTGCCGTCATTGCCAAAGAGAAAGGTTTTCTACCTGCCCTTGAGGGTAAATCAACGGAAGAAATTACAACGATTGTTGATAGAGGGGTAACCGCTGCAAAAGTTGCTCATAAAGTAGGAAGTGGTGAGTTTTCGCCAATTGATGCTGTTGAATATACGGTAGATCGTAGTGTTGCGACAATAAATGCAACGATAACGGCTACTTGTATGAAAATAGGGGAGGCGGTAGGCAGCAAGGTGGGAGCAGCTATTGGTTCTGTACTTAGTCCAGCAGGCGCTGTTGTAGGGGCTACGGTGGGAAAGATAGTCGGCAAGGCGGGGGGCTATGTTGTCGGAAAGGTGATTAAAAAGGGAGTGAAGAAGGTCGCAACAGGGGTAAAGTCAGTGGCTAAAAAGGCATGGAAGGGAGTGAAGGAGGGAGCTAAAAAGGTTGGTAAAGCCATTAAGGACTTTTTTAGTTTTTAA
- a CDS encoding response regulator transcription factor — protein sequence MKIIHVDDHTLFTEGLNAVLTRHDPSLEVISTISAREALEILDIQKAEDDLADLLLVDLHMPELDGFAFLQAVEQRDLYIPVVIISASEDLWDIRAVMDAGATGFIPKTYKIDQIVGILDVIMKGEVFLPDDIRAGIAHLPKQKPVDIIDRLMAHYNLKARQVEVLRLMQEGYSNDDIATIMYLSPNTIKTHVSTLHNAFGVKDRFNCVRFAEKVGLLNH from the coding sequence ATGAAAATAATACACGTAGATGATCATACGCTGTTTACCGAAGGCTTAAATGCAGTACTGACCCGGCATGATCCCAGCTTAGAGGTGATTAGTACGATTAGCGCGCGTGAAGCGTTGGAGATTCTTGATATTCAGAAGGCTGAGGATGATCTGGCTGATTTGCTGCTAGTGGATTTACACATGCCAGAGCTGGATGGCTTTGCTTTTTTGCAGGCGGTTGAGCAGCGCGACTTGTATATACCGGTGGTCATTATTTCTGCCAGTGAAGACTTATGGGATATTCGTGCGGTCATGGATGCTGGTGCAACGGGCTTTATTCCTAAGACTTACAAGATCGACCAGATCGTTGGCATTTTAGACGTGATTATGAAGGGAGAGGTGTTTCTGCCCGATGATATCCGAGCTGGCATCGCACATTTGCCCAAGCAAAAGCCGGTCGACATTATTGATCGCTTAATGGCGCACTACAATCTAAAGGCTCGCCAAGTAGAAGTGCTACGGCTCATGCAGGAAGGTTATAGCAATGATGATATTGCGACTATTATGTATTTAAGCCCCAATACCATCAAAACTCATGTAAGCACGCTGCATAATGCCTTTGGTGTGAAAGACCGCTTTAACTGCGTGCGCTTCGCTGAAAAAGTGGGATTACTGAACCACTGA
- the urtC gene encoding urea ABC transporter permease subunit UrtC, with translation MFRMLRGDYGGQILIAILIMACVVVPYLNLYVPPESPLHLSTFTVTLLGKYLTYALLALSVDLVWGYLGILSLGHGAFFALGGYAMGMYLMRQIGDRGVYGNPDLPDFMVFLNWNELPWFWQGFDMFWFAMIMVALVPGLLAFVFGWLAFRSRVTGVYLSIITQALTYALLLAFFRNEMGFGGNNGLTDFKDILGFNLQSDETRIGLFLASAIALLLGYLSCRAIVASRLGRVAMAIRDSETRVRFIGYRVDKIKLAIFTFSAVLAGIAGSLYVPQVGIINPGEFSPLNSIELVIWVAVGGRGTLYGAALGALVVNYAKTYLTGALPEVWIFALGALFVLVTLYLPRGIVGILQRKQKEPVT, from the coding sequence ATGTTTAGAATGTTACGAGGCGACTACGGTGGCCAGATATTGATCGCAATTTTGATCATGGCCTGTGTGGTAGTGCCGTATCTGAATTTATATGTGCCGCCGGAAAGTCCGCTGCACCTTTCAACCTTTACAGTGACCCTGCTGGGTAAATACCTGACCTATGCCTTGCTGGCCTTATCGGTGGATTTGGTGTGGGGTTATCTGGGAATCCTGAGCTTAGGGCATGGTGCATTTTTCGCACTGGGCGGCTATGCAATGGGCATGTACCTGATGCGCCAGATCGGTGATCGCGGCGTGTATGGTAATCCTGACCTGCCGGACTTTATGGTGTTTCTGAATTGGAACGAGCTGCCGTGGTTTTGGCAGGGCTTTGATATGTTCTGGTTTGCCATGATTATGGTGGCGTTGGTGCCGGGTTTATTGGCCTTTGTATTTGGCTGGTTGGCCTTTCGCTCACGGGTCACCGGCGTGTATCTGTCGATTATTACCCAAGCGCTAACCTACGCCTTATTGCTGGCGTTTTTCCGCAATGAAATGGGCTTTGGTGGTAACAACGGCCTGACTGATTTCAAGGATATTCTGGGCTTTAATCTGCAATCAGATGAAACCCGAATTGGTTTATTTCTCGCCTCCGCCATTGCGTTGTTATTGGGTTATCTAAGCTGCCGCGCCATTGTTGCATCGCGCTTAGGACGGGTTGCCATGGCGATTCGCGACTCTGAAACACGAGTCCGGTTTATTGGCTACCGAGTCGATAAAATTAAGCTGGCGATCTTTACCTTCTCAGCGGTATTAGCTGGTATTGCAGGCTCTTTGTATGTGCCTCAGGTCGGTATCATTAACCCCGGTGAATTCTCGCCACTTAACTCGATTGAGCTAGTAATCTGGGTAGCCGTTGGCGGACGTGGCACTTTGTACGGAGCCGCTTTAGGTGCGCTAGTGGTGAACTATGCAAAAACCTATCTGACCGGTGCATTGCCAGAGGTTTGGATCTTCGCGCTGGGTGCTTTATTCGTGCTGGTAACCTTGTATTTACCTCGCGGAATTGTCGGTATTCTCCAGCGTAAGCAAAAGGAGCCCGTGACATGA
- the urtD gene encoding urea ABC transporter ATP-binding protein UrtD, which yields MSALDTLRETMRRDEVFAFAKPHQNLEPITDRGVILSLEGVSVSFDGFKAINDLNLAIDAGELRCIIGPNGAGKTTMMDIITGKTRPDSGRVRFGQTMDLLGMNEPEIAQAGIGRKFQKPTVFECLTVAENLELAMQGDKSVWATFRARLSGEQQDYLEQVLTTIGLQDGADGRSGSLSHGQKQWLEIGMLLMQRPHVLLVDEPAAGMTHQEMDKTTELLTSLAGDHTVVVVEHDMDFVRSIAQRVTVLHQGSVLAEGSMDDVQRDKRVIEVYLGE from the coding sequence ATGAGTGCATTAGACACGTTACGCGAAACCATGCGCCGTGATGAGGTATTTGCCTTTGCCAAGCCCCATCAAAATCTGGAACCCATTACCGATCGAGGCGTGATTTTAAGCCTGGAAGGGGTGAGTGTTTCCTTCGATGGCTTTAAAGCAATTAATGATTTGAATCTGGCGATTGATGCCGGTGAGTTGCGCTGCATTATCGGGCCAAACGGTGCCGGTAAAACCACCATGATGGATATCATCACCGGTAAAACGCGGCCTGATAGTGGTCGGGTGCGCTTTGGCCAAACCATGGACTTGCTGGGCATGAATGAGCCTGAAATTGCTCAGGCTGGCATCGGGCGAAAATTCCAAAAGCCAACTGTCTTTGAATGCCTCACCGTTGCTGAAAATCTGGAACTGGCGATGCAGGGCGATAAGTCGGTCTGGGCGACATTCCGCGCGCGTTTGAGTGGCGAGCAGCAGGACTATCTGGAGCAAGTGCTAACCACTATCGGCTTGCAAGATGGCGCGGATGGCCGCTCTGGCTCTTTATCGCATGGCCAGAAGCAGTGGTTGGAAATCGGCATGTTGCTGATGCAGCGACCCCATGTATTGCTGGTGGATGAGCCGGCGGCGGGGATGACGCATCAGGAAATGGATAAAACCACTGAACTGCTGACCTCCTTAGCCGGTGACCATACGGTCGTCGTGGTGGAGCATGATATGGACTTTGTACGCTCCATTGCGCAGCGCGTTACCGTATTGCATCAAGGCAGCGTATTGGCAGAAGGTTCGATGGACGATGTGCAGCGTGATAAGCGCGTGATAGAGGTGTATCTCGGTGAGTAA
- a CDS encoding ATP-binding response regulator, translating to MTSASKTPHYLLIFIVLLAFGAMLFSAYKQHAEETDDYTRKVRHIVVNGYQLRLCIYQTQQAFDSYSLGNPLKTKSGVAEVYDICWSKFEILLKGETNEVLSTIPGIHEKLQHSFNAFKTLEPLVMQLRPGDGSWRAFDQVMEQEIIPVVLEVLSEIRIGTNWKQAYLKRSTLHSRTLVVLSVFGVVSIVAILILLLTTQVRATKEALIKAEQAKVAKAKFLAVAGHDLRQPLQAVTLLLSTLQSQAETPDNARLFQGIHHSLDSITELLNGVLDISKLDAEQLTVNNEAIALSPILNKMLDRYVEQANSKGLVLTLDNPEDLYVTSDELLLERIISNLLSNAVHYTHEGEITLSVSHTANSASVTIKDTGPGISEDDQQVIFDEFVQLDQTRANNTKGLGLGLSIVKRLCEMLGHELQLDSEPGHGSKFTLGLNLAEAPAKDNLPDSSRAQWSLENLTVLVIEDDRSILDSMAVLLESWGCKVVTAATMEQAISQAKVLYERDDFNPNETLLISDYYLSPNYNGCDVIEQVQTILGATPTMVVTGETDSERLEEIRKAGHSVFRKPLKPAILRVAIQRILRNI from the coding sequence ATGACCTCAGCGTCAAAAACCCCGCACTACCTGCTGATCTTTATTGTCTTATTAGCCTTTGGCGCCATGCTATTTAGCGCTTATAAGCAACATGCCGAAGAGACCGACGATTACACGCGCAAGGTCAGGCATATTGTGGTTAATGGCTACCAATTGCGTTTGTGCATCTATCAAACGCAGCAGGCATTTGATAGCTACTCTCTCGGCAATCCACTCAAAACCAAATCGGGCGTCGCAGAGGTTTATGATATTTGCTGGAGTAAGTTTGAGATTCTCCTTAAAGGAGAAACCAATGAGGTGCTTTCAACTATTCCGGGAATTCATGAAAAGCTACAACACAGCTTTAATGCCTTCAAAACACTTGAGCCACTAGTCATGCAACTGCGGCCGGGTGATGGCTCCTGGAGAGCCTTTGATCAGGTCATGGAGCAGGAAATCATTCCGGTTGTGCTGGAAGTATTGAGTGAAATACGCATTGGCACCAACTGGAAGCAAGCCTACCTCAAACGCTCCACGCTGCACTCCCGCACCTTGGTTGTTCTATCAGTCTTTGGGGTGGTTTCAATCGTTGCCATCCTTATTTTATTACTAACGACTCAAGTGCGGGCGACTAAAGAAGCACTGATTAAAGCCGAACAAGCAAAAGTCGCCAAAGCTAAATTTCTAGCGGTTGCCGGACACGACCTGCGCCAACCATTGCAAGCGGTGACCTTGCTATTAAGCACCTTACAATCGCAAGCCGAAACGCCGGACAATGCCCGCTTGTTTCAGGGAATTCATCATTCACTAGATAGTATTACCGAGCTATTAAATGGCGTACTGGATATCTCCAAGCTGGATGCAGAACAGCTTACAGTGAATAACGAAGCCATCGCGCTGAGCCCGATTCTCAATAAAATGTTGGACCGCTATGTAGAGCAAGCCAATAGTAAAGGATTGGTGCTGACGCTGGATAATCCAGAAGATTTGTATGTAACCAGCGATGAGCTATTGCTGGAGCGGATTATCTCAAACCTACTGAGTAACGCGGTGCATTACACTCATGAAGGTGAGATCACTTTATCGGTCAGCCACACCGCTAATAGCGCTTCGGTCACCATTAAAGACACAGGCCCTGGCATCTCTGAGGATGATCAGCAGGTCATTTTTGATGAGTTTGTGCAGCTCGATCAAACCCGCGCCAATAATACTAAAGGGTTGGGCTTAGGCTTATCCATTGTAAAGCGCTTATGTGAAATGTTAGGCCATGAACTGCAACTCGACTCAGAGCCTGGGCACGGTAGCAAGTTCACGCTCGGCCTCAACCTCGCTGAAGCGCCTGCTAAAGATAATTTACCGGACAGCTCGCGCGCGCAATGGTCGCTGGAGAACCTGACGGTATTAGTGATTGAAGATGATCGTAGCATTTTGGATTCAATGGCCGTATTACTGGAAAGCTGGGGCTGCAAGGTTGTTACCGCAGCCACTATGGAGCAAGCCATTAGCCAAGCCAAAGTACTCTATGAGCGAGATGACTTTAATCCCAATGAAACGCTACTGATCAGCGACTACTATTTGAGCCCGAACTATAACGGTTGTGATGTGATCGAACAGGTGCAAACCATACTAGGCGCAACCCCGACCATGGTGGTTACCGGTGAGACAGACTCCGAGCGACTGGAAGAAATACGAAAGGCCGGTCACAGTGTTTTCCGCAAGCCGTTAAAGCCAGCCATTTTAAGGGTCGCGATTCAACGCATTTTGCGCAACATTTAA
- the urtB gene encoding urea ABC transporter permease subunit UrtB: MQQNRYAIRYWVFALLLSLFSGLLTTANADESVLQAGIENLLAKGFNQKIQGAKQVAESGDERAEQILKALLDRQLFSVKSDDTLVFFDEDTDPTQAKQVISGEMLPISDDVKLSRIRTNNKMRGQINQLLAQIQLSSPSAEKRLAAVKAITGKADAEQVELVSGLLKTEPDVLVQKEMQTLISLSELSSDEPERVLAAIGHLKGNLNQLVRPRLESLAESDNKQIADAATQTLVSINEKVKWYGHLETLFFGLSLGSVLVLAAIGLAITFGVMGVINMAHGELIMIGAYTTYSIQHYILPNYPGIALVLSIPAAFIVAGLVGIVIEKTVIRHLYGRPLETLLATFGISLILQQAVRSIFSPLNRSVEAPSWMSGSIQVNEVLSLTLNRMYVIAFCLVVFTALFLVLKKTSLGLQVRAVSQNRGMARAMGVKASKVDAMTFGLGAGIAGIAGVALSQLTNVGPNLGQGYIIDSFMVVVFGGVGNLWGTLISGFTLGVANKFMEPWAGAVLAKILVLVFIILFIQKRPRGLFPQKGRAAEN; this comes from the coding sequence GTGCAGCAAAACAGATATGCCATCCGGTATTGGGTTTTTGCCTTATTACTCAGCTTGTTCAGTGGATTATTGACGACGGCAAATGCCGATGAATCCGTACTGCAAGCGGGTATCGAAAACCTGCTAGCCAAAGGCTTCAACCAGAAAATTCAGGGCGCAAAGCAAGTTGCCGAGAGTGGCGATGAGCGAGCTGAACAAATCCTAAAAGCATTGCTCGATAGGCAGCTTTTCTCCGTCAAATCAGATGATACTTTAGTGTTCTTCGACGAGGACACTGACCCCACACAAGCCAAGCAAGTCATAAGCGGCGAGATGCTACCAATCAGCGATGACGTTAAGCTTTCAAGAATTCGAACCAATAACAAAATGCGCGGGCAGATTAATCAGCTGTTGGCGCAGATCCAGTTATCCAGCCCCAGTGCAGAGAAGCGATTGGCGGCGGTGAAAGCCATCACTGGTAAAGCCGATGCAGAGCAGGTGGAGCTGGTCAGCGGTTTATTAAAAACCGAGCCTGATGTGCTTGTGCAAAAGGAAATGCAAACGCTGATCTCCTTATCGGAGTTGAGCTCGGATGAGCCAGAGCGGGTACTGGCGGCGATTGGGCATTTAAAAGGCAATCTGAACCAGCTGGTACGCCCACGTTTGGAGTCCTTAGCCGAATCGGATAATAAGCAAATTGCCGATGCGGCCACGCAGACCTTGGTCTCGATCAATGAAAAAGTGAAGTGGTATGGTCACCTCGAAACGCTGTTCTTTGGCCTGAGCTTAGGCTCGGTATTAGTACTGGCGGCGATTGGTCTGGCGATTACCTTTGGTGTCATGGGTGTCATCAATATGGCGCATGGCGAGCTGATCATGATTGGCGCGTACACCACGTACAGTATTCAGCATTATATTTTACCCAATTACCCAGGCATCGCCCTGGTGCTATCCATTCCGGCGGCCTTTATTGTGGCGGGTTTGGTGGGGATTGTGATTGAGAAAACCGTGATTCGTCATCTCTATGGACGGCCTTTGGAAACACTGCTGGCGACCTTCGGGATTAGCCTGATCTTGCAGCAAGCGGTACGCAGTATTTTCTCACCACTGAATCGCTCAGTGGAAGCGCCAAGCTGGATGTCTGGCTCGATTCAAGTCAATGAAGTGCTGTCACTAACCCTGAATCGTATGTACGTAATTGCCTTCTGTTTGGTGGTATTCACCGCGCTATTTTTAGTGTTAAAGAAAACCTCGCTGGGCTTACAAGTCCGAGCCGTTTCACAAAACCGTGGCATGGCGCGTGCAATGGGCGTTAAAGCCTCAAAAGTGGATGCCATGACCTTTGGTTTGGGTGCCGGTATCGCGGGCATCGCCGGCGTGGCCTTATCTCAGCTGACCAATGTCGGCCCGAACTTAGGGCAAGGCTACATTATCGACTCCTTTATGGTGGTGGTATTTGGTGGCGTGGGTAACTTATGGGGAACCTTGATTAGTGGCTTCACTTTGGGTGTTGCAAACAAATTTATGGAGCCTTGGGCGGGTGCCGTGTTGGCCAAAATATTGGTACTGGTATTCATTATTCTATTCATTCAGAAACGTCCGAGGGGCTTGTTCCCTCAAAAGGGACGTGCGGCAGAGAACTAA
- a CDS encoding rhodanese-like domain-containing protein, with product MKLLHTLSLAALLALSSLSAQAEIINIDNQKTEELVKQGIPVIDVRMKSEWQQTGIIEGSHLLTLFDENGDYDLEKWIADLDKIAGKDKPFILICAVGGRTGMVSQFLDRKLGYSQVHNVSRGINSWIKDGKAVIPYSDSAAKPADSVVQ from the coding sequence ATGAAATTACTTCATACATTGAGCCTAGCCGCCCTACTCGCACTCTCAAGCCTGAGCGCGCAGGCTGAAATCATTAATATCGATAACCAAAAAACCGAGGAGCTGGTTAAACAAGGCATACCGGTCATCGATGTGCGCATGAAGTCAGAATGGCAGCAAACTGGCATTATCGAGGGCAGCCATTTACTCACCTTGTTTGATGAAAACGGGGATTATGATTTAGAAAAGTGGATTGCCGACTTGGATAAAATTGCGGGTAAAGATAAGCCGTTTATTTTGATTTGTGCTGTCGGTGGACGAACCGGAATGGTCAGTCAGTTTTTAGATCGTAAGCTGGGCTACAGCCAAGTTCACAATGTGAGCAGAGGGATTAACAGTTGGATTAAGGATGGCAAAGCGGTTATCCCTTACTCCGATAGCGCGGCAAAGCCTGCGGACTCAGTGGTTCAGTAA
- the urtE gene encoding urea ABC transporter ATP-binding subunit UrtE, with product MSNNLLSIQNLNQYYGESHTLWDVMLDVPTGKCTCLMGRNGVGKTTLLQVIMGLLPTESGEIMLDGQAIQTVRAEQRASLGIGYVPQGRQIFPLMTVHENLEIGLLARSDGVKKVPEFVYDLFPVLKDMLKRRGGDLSGGQQQQLAIARALMIDPKMLILDEPTEGIQPNIVRQIGDIITQLNNELGLTVLLVEQKLPFARRVADTFCILDRGRSVASGEIAGLSDELVERYLTV from the coding sequence GTGAGTAATAATCTACTAAGTATTCAAAACTTAAACCAATATTACGGCGAGAGCCACACGCTGTGGGATGTGATGTTGGACGTACCAACTGGCAAATGTACCTGCTTAATGGGGCGCAATGGGGTTGGTAAAACGACCCTGTTGCAAGTCATTATGGGGCTGTTGCCGACCGAGTCTGGCGAGATCATGCTGGATGGGCAAGCCATTCAAACGGTTAGGGCTGAGCAACGCGCCAGCTTAGGCATTGGCTATGTGCCGCAAGGGAGGCAGATTTTCCCACTAATGACGGTGCATGAAAATCTGGAAATTGGGCTACTGGCGCGCAGTGATGGGGTTAAAAAAGTCCCTGAGTTTGTGTATGACTTGTTTCCAGTGCTGAAGGATATGCTCAAGCGTCGCGGTGGTGATTTATCCGGTGGCCAGCAGCAGCAATTAGCCATTGCGCGAGCGCTGATGATTGACCCGAAAATGCTGATATTGGATGAGCCTACGGAAGGGATTCAACCGAATATTGTACGTCAGATCGGGGATATTATTACTCAGCTGAATAATGAGCTAGGGCTGACTGTCTTGTTGGTTGAGCAGAAGCTGCCGTTTGCTAGGAGAGTGGCGGATACGTTTTGTATTTTGGATCGGGGTAGGTCAGTGGCGTCGGGGGAGATTGCTGGGTTGAGTGATGAGTTGGTTGAGAGGTATTTGACTGTTTGA